From one Candidatus Rokuibacteriota bacterium genomic stretch:
- the otsB gene encoding trehalose-phosphatase — protein sequence MHNGLVEDAKVLTDRIGEWLGDGRSLLFMTDYDGTLTPHVPNPAEAWLGQRVQRQLSALARAPQVRLAIVSGRDLGDVTARVGVAGAVYAGCHGLQVDGPGIAFSHPEAVAQQRTVQAVGEELAQRVAGIDGVRVEPKRLCITVHYRDVPDEARRLVAVELEQALAREGGRLKIFHGTKAIEILPQVAWSKGHCAKQIRDWALQTLPKPMLSVYMGDDWTDELAFEALLGQAITVRVGPPDIVSRATYRLDDVDAVHELIERLATVVGWRPVP from the coding sequence ATGCACAACGGTCTGGTCGAAGACGCCAAAGTACTCACGGATCGGATAGGGGAATGGCTGGGCGACGGCCGCAGTCTCCTGTTCATGACCGACTATGACGGCACGCTGACGCCGCACGTGCCGAACCCGGCCGAAGCCTGGCTCGGGCAGCGAGTGCAGCGACAGCTCTCCGCGCTGGCCCGGGCGCCGCAGGTCCGCCTGGCTATCGTCTCCGGGCGAGATCTCGGCGATGTGACTGCGCGCGTCGGCGTCGCCGGCGCGGTCTACGCGGGCTGCCATGGCCTTCAGGTCGACGGGCCCGGCATCGCGTTCAGTCATCCGGAGGCGGTCGCGCAGCAGCGGACAGTGCAGGCGGTCGGCGAGGAGCTCGCGCAGCGGGTCGCGGGGATCGACGGCGTGCGGGTCGAGCCCAAGCGTCTCTGCATCACCGTCCACTACCGCGACGTGCCGGACGAGGCGCGGCGCCTGGTCGCGGTCGAGCTGGAGCAGGCCCTCGCGCGCGAGGGGGGGCGGCTCAAGATCTTCCACGGCACCAAGGCCATCGAGATCCTGCCGCAGGTGGCCTGGAGCAAGGGGCACTGCGCCAAGCAGATTCGCGACTGGGCGCTCCAGACACTTCCGAAACCCATGCTCTCCGTCTACATGGGCGACGACTGGACCGATGAGCTGGCCTTCGAGGCGCTCCTGGGGCAGGCCATCACGGTGCGCGTGGGCCCCCCGGACATCGTCTCCCGCGCCACCTACCGGCTCGACGACGTAGACGCCGTTCACGAGCTGATCGAGCGCCTGGCGACCGTGGTCGGGTGGCGGCCCGTGCCATGA
- a CDS encoding trehalose-6-phosphate synthase, with protein MSIAARLVGAIWLAALVVTGGFTYLQVVEERRHLFDDMERRAAALGEGLKEAAEPALARGGRPTLERLAAKFGRRGQGVAFLDRAGTVQAATPDIGPVVPQVFPDGVAALNSGETRRGLALVDGRSFYVYASPVLRDERNIGVVLVVLDARPLVEAQWRIWQNNGLRFLVLVVVLSGIALLIVRMSVIQPLASMARWTKDLRRGAPASPLELSDSRLFGPMAREVSVLAKSFHRAQAAAEEEAALRLSGETLWTEERLKQFVKLRLGGSPLFVVSNREPLSHVWKDGRIQTEHPASGLVTAMEPVMRACGGVWVAQGSGDADRETADEAGRLGLPPDDPRYTLRRLWLTKEEEAGYYSGFANEGLWPLCHLVHTRPQFRPEDWAHYTAVNEKFAAAILEEVADVDAPLVLIQDYHFALLPALIKRERPDARVVIFWHIPWPNAEAFGICPWQHELLLGMLGADLVGFHTQYYCNNFLETVERAIEARVEWEQFAVTRGQRTTLVKPFPISVAPNFVANPPNVSRADLLRGLGISCEFLGVGVERLDYTKGLPERIRAIGRFLERSPEYQERLVFVQLAAPSRSSIARYQEIDAEVDAAVRDVNTRFATRKWRPVLYLKRHHDHREIWPFYRHADFCMVTSLHDGMNLVAKEFVSVREDGGGALILSQFTGAASELRDALLVNPYDLDGVADAIRRAVEMPGAEQRARMGRMHQTVREHNIYRWAGLLLGELSRIPEEPAGTLAVSTPAVSSPAISSPAVSSPAVSRRMSDEDAA; from the coding sequence ATGAGCATCGCGGCGCGTCTCGTGGGAGCCATCTGGCTCGCGGCTCTCGTCGTTACAGGCGGCTTCACGTATCTCCAAGTTGTCGAGGAGCGGCGGCACCTGTTCGACGACATGGAGCGCCGCGCTGCGGCGCTCGGCGAGGGGTTGAAGGAGGCCGCGGAGCCGGCCCTCGCCCGGGGAGGCCGGCCCACGCTCGAGCGGCTCGCCGCCAAGTTCGGCCGGCGGGGCCAGGGTGTGGCCTTCCTAGACCGCGCCGGGACGGTCCAGGCCGCGACGCCGGACATCGGCCCCGTGGTCCCGCAGGTATTTCCGGATGGGGTGGCGGCGCTCAACAGCGGGGAGACGCGGCGCGGGCTCGCTCTCGTGGACGGCCGCTCTTTCTATGTGTATGCGAGCCCCGTGCTGCGCGACGAGCGCAACATCGGCGTGGTGCTCGTCGTGCTCGACGCACGGCCTCTGGTCGAGGCCCAGTGGCGGATCTGGCAGAACAACGGGCTCCGCTTCCTGGTGCTCGTGGTCGTCCTCTCGGGGATCGCGCTCCTGATCGTTCGCATGAGCGTGATTCAGCCGCTGGCCAGCATGGCCCGCTGGACCAAGGATCTCCGCCGCGGCGCCCCCGCGAGCCCGCTCGAGCTCTCGGACTCCAGGCTCTTCGGTCCCATGGCGCGCGAAGTCTCGGTCCTGGCGAAGAGCTTCCACCGCGCGCAGGCGGCGGCGGAAGAAGAGGCGGCGCTCCGGCTGTCGGGCGAAACGCTCTGGACCGAGGAGCGCCTGAAGCAGTTCGTCAAGCTGCGGCTGGGAGGCTCCCCGCTTTTCGTCGTCTCGAACCGGGAGCCCTTGAGCCATGTCTGGAAGGACGGCAGGATCCAGACGGAGCACCCGGCCTCCGGGCTCGTGACGGCCATGGAGCCCGTGATGCGCGCCTGCGGCGGCGTCTGGGTGGCGCAGGGCAGCGGCGACGCGGACCGCGAAACGGCGGACGAGGCGGGCCGGCTCGGGCTGCCGCCGGACGATCCTCGCTACACGCTGCGCCGGCTCTGGCTCACCAAGGAGGAGGAGGCGGGCTACTACTCCGGCTTCGCCAACGAGGGGCTGTGGCCCCTCTGCCACCTCGTGCACACCCGCCCGCAGTTCCGTCCCGAGGACTGGGCGCACTATACGGCGGTCAACGAGAAGTTCGCCGCGGCCATCCTCGAGGAGGTGGCGGACGTGGATGCGCCGCTCGTTCTCATTCAGGACTACCACTTCGCGCTCTTGCCGGCGCTCATCAAGCGTGAGCGTCCGGATGCCCGCGTCGTGATCTTCTGGCACATTCCCTGGCCCAATGCCGAGGCCTTCGGCATCTGCCCATGGCAGCATGAGCTGCTGCTGGGCATGCTCGGCGCCGACCTCGTGGGCTTCCATACGCAGTACTACTGCAACAACTTCCTCGAGACCGTCGAGCGGGCCATCGAGGCGCGCGTCGAGTGGGAGCAGTTCGCCGTCACCCGCGGACAGCGGACGACGCTCGTCAAGCCGTTTCCGATCAGCGTGGCGCCCAACTTCGTCGCCAACCCGCCGAACGTCTCCCGCGCGGACCTCCTGCGCGGGCTCGGCATCTCCTGCGAGTTCCTGGGGGTCGGCGTCGAGCGGCTCGACTACACCAAGGGCCTGCCCGAGCGCATCCGGGCCATCGGGCGGTTCCTCGAGCGCTCTCCCGAGTACCAGGAACGCCTCGTCTTCGTCCAGCTGGCGGCGCCGAGCCGCTCGAGCATTGCGCGCTATCAGGAGATCGACGCCGAGGTGGATGCCGCCGTGCGCGACGTCAATACGCGCTTCGCCACGAGGAAATGGCGGCCGGTGCTCTACCTCAAGCGGCACCACGACCACCGGGAGATCTGGCCCTTCTACCGCCACGCCGACTTCTGCATGGTCACGTCGCTCCACGACGGCATGAATCTGGTCGCCAAGGAGTTCGTCTCGGTCCGTGAGGACGGGGGGGGCGCTCTCATCCTGAGCCAGTTCACGGGGGCGGCGTCGGAGCTCCGCGACGCGCTGCTCGTCAATCCCTATGACCTCGACGGCGTGGCCGACGCCATCCGCCGCGCCGTCGAGATGCCGGGCGCCGAGCAGCGCGCCCGCATGGGCCGGATGCACCAGACGGTGCGGGAGCACAACATCTACCGCTGGGCCGGGCTGCTCCTGGGGGAGCTGTCCCGCATCCCCGAGGAGCCCGCCGGGACCCTGGCGGTCTCAACCCCTGCGGTGTCCAGCCCTGCAATCTCGAGCCCTGCAGTCTCCAGCCCCGCAGTCTCCAGGAGGATGAGCGATGAAGACGCTGCGTGA
- a CDS encoding CBS domain-containing protein, whose product MKTLRDLMRSGFLFTVQKKAMVSEAVRLMADHNVGIVIVLDGTRLAGVFSERDVVRRVLYQGLDPVRTPLGEVMTGCVITADAEMDYESAMRAMDEAGIRHLLVTSGSGMLSMISVRDLMRATIHDRDEEVQHLREYLYQVPAGGSKPQAASV is encoded by the coding sequence ATGAAGACGCTGCGTGACCTCATGCGATCCGGCTTTCTCTTCACGGTACAGAAAAAGGCCATGGTGTCGGAGGCGGTCCGGCTCATGGCCGACCACAATGTCGGGATCGTGATCGTGCTGGACGGCACCCGGCTCGCGGGCGTCTTCTCCGAGCGTGACGTGGTTCGACGCGTGCTGTATCAGGGCCTGGACCCTGTCCGGACACCGCTCGGCGAGGTCATGACCGGGTGCGTGATCACGGCTGACGCGGAGATGGACTACGAGTCTGCCATGCGCGCCATGGACGAGGCCGGTATCCGCCACCTGCTCGTGACGAGCGGGTCGGGGATGCTGTCCATGATCTCGGTCCGGGACCTGATGCGCGCGACCATCCACGACAGGGACGAAGAGGTCCAGCACCTGCGCGAGTACCTCTACCAGGTTCCGGCCGGGGGCTCCAAGCCGCAGGCGGCCTCCGTTTAG
- the treY gene encoding malto-oligosyltrehalose synthase: MAADPAAPAARPLWLVGEKILMADERLPEWWRVAGTTGYDFLGSVNGLFVDRGHVRQMTGLYTRFAGAAPPMADIAYAAKRLIMQVSMASEVNQLGHHLDRISERRRHARDFTLHSLIRALREVIACFPVYRTYIGDEGPEMSPRDLAFVERAVAEAKRHNPTVNVSIFDFVHDILLLREPPGGAGGDDGRHHFVMRFQQTTGPVTAKGVEDTALYIYNRLVSLNEVGSDPARFGEPVPAFHEKKARRRARWPQSLLATSTHDTKRGEDVRARISVLSEIPAEWGVCARRWRAIGKRWKREVDGQAAPDRNDEYLLYQTLVGAWPAEPQPDLGAFTTRICEYMEKATKEAKPNTSWVNPHAAYDAATREFVTGLLAPSGRFLDEFLSFQQRVARYGMVNSLAQTLLKLGAPGVPDIYQGAELWDLSLVDPDNRRPVDFARRQSLLTALDALVADRGDDLAGLCGLLLESWADGRVKLYLIRRGLALRRERPALFEAGTYLPLEACGERAEHLVGFARAKAGGAVIVAVPRLTARLTGFSGALALGAPPWGETWLSLGSDALAGRFRDRLTGGVLETERRGGAPTLPATALFASFPVALLEPEAP, encoded by the coding sequence GTGGCGGCGGATCCGGCGGCGCCTGCCGCGCGGCCCCTCTGGCTCGTCGGCGAGAAGATCCTCATGGCCGACGAGCGCCTGCCCGAGTGGTGGCGCGTCGCGGGCACGACAGGCTACGATTTCCTCGGATCCGTCAACGGCCTCTTCGTGGACCGCGGCCACGTCCGGCAGATGACGGGGCTCTACACCCGCTTCGCCGGGGCCGCCCCGCCCATGGCCGACATCGCCTATGCGGCCAAGCGGCTGATCATGCAGGTGTCGATGGCGAGCGAGGTCAATCAGCTCGGTCACCATCTCGACCGGATCTCCGAGAGGCGGCGGCACGCGCGCGACTTCACCCTGCACAGCCTGATCCGCGCGCTGCGCGAGGTCATCGCCTGCTTCCCCGTGTACCGGACGTACATCGGCGACGAAGGGCCCGAGATGAGCCCGCGCGACCTCGCGTTCGTCGAGCGCGCCGTGGCGGAAGCCAAGCGGCACAATCCGACGGTGAACGTGTCCATCTTCGATTTCGTCCACGACATTCTCCTGCTGCGGGAGCCCCCGGGGGGGGCCGGCGGCGACGACGGGCGCCATCACTTCGTGATGCGCTTCCAGCAGACCACGGGCCCCGTGACGGCCAAGGGCGTCGAAGACACGGCGCTGTACATCTACAACCGGCTCGTCTCGCTGAACGAGGTCGGAAGCGATCCGGCCCGGTTCGGCGAGCCCGTGCCGGCCTTCCACGAGAAGAAAGCGAGGCGCCGGGCGCGCTGGCCGCAGTCGCTGCTGGCCACATCCACGCACGACACCAAGCGGGGCGAAGACGTGCGCGCGCGTATCAGCGTGCTCTCGGAGATCCCCGCCGAGTGGGGCGTCTGCGCCCGCCGCTGGCGCGCCATCGGGAAGCGGTGGAAGCGGGAGGTCGACGGGCAGGCCGCGCCGGACCGCAACGACGAGTATCTGCTCTACCAGACGCTGGTCGGCGCCTGGCCGGCGGAGCCGCAGCCGGACCTTGGGGCGTTCACGACCCGCATCTGCGAGTACATGGAGAAGGCCACCAAGGAGGCCAAGCCCAATACAAGCTGGGTCAACCCGCATGCCGCCTACGACGCGGCGACCCGGGAGTTCGTCACGGGGCTCCTCGCTCCCAGCGGGCGCTTCCTCGACGAGTTCCTGTCGTTCCAGCAGCGGGTCGCGCGCTACGGCATGGTCAACTCGCTCGCCCAGACCCTGCTCAAGCTCGGGGCTCCAGGGGTGCCGGATATCTACCAGGGGGCGGAGCTCTGGGATCTCTCGCTGGTGGATCCCGACAACCGGCGCCCCGTAGACTTCGCCCGGCGCCAGTCGCTCCTGACGGCCCTGGATGCCCTCGTCGCGGACCGCGGCGATGACCTGGCGGGGCTGTGCGGCCTGCTGCTCGAGAGCTGGGCCGACGGACGGGTGAAGCTCTACCTGATCCGGCGCGGGCTCGCGTTGAGGCGGGAGCGGCCGGCCCTGTTCGAGGCGGGGACGTACCTCCCGCTGGAGGCCTGCGGAGAGCGCGCCGAGCATCTCGTCGGCTTCGCCCGCGCCAAGGCGGGCGGCGCCGTCATCGTGGCCGTCCCGAGGCTCACCGCTCGCCTGACGGGATTTTCGGGTGCCCTCGCCCTGGGCGCCCCACCGTGGGGCGAGACCTGGCTCTCGCTCGGCAGCGACGCTCTCGCGGGACGCTTCCGCGATCGACTCACCGGCGGAGTGCTCGAAACGGAGCGTCGCGGCGGCGCGCCGACGCTGCCGGCGACCGCGCTCTTCGCGAGCTTCCCGGTGGCGCTGCTCGAGCCGGAGGCGCCATGA
- the treZ gene encoding malto-oligosyltrehalose trehalohydrolase, which produces MALALRRARSMPFGAEARDDGVTGFRLWAPGAHSVALWLDERRRALPMPRDPQGWAALATPEAPPGTRYRYQIDGEFLVPDPASRFQPDGVHGPSEVVDPLAYSWSDAEWEGVAVERLVFYELHVGTFTRAGTFAAAAERIDHLAALGVTAVELMPVGEFPGCRSWGYDGVLPFAPAARYGRPEDLKLFVDAAHARGLAVFLDVVYNHFGPEGNYLPRYAPAFFDPRRQTPWGAAINFADAGSEIVRAFMVHNALYWLEEFHMDGLRLDAVHAISDESRSHVLVELAQVVAKGPGGERQVHLVLENDGNEAHLLARDGAPLYSAQWNDDVHHALHALLTGERGGYYADYEPAAPALGRALAEGFVYQGEYSRYRGRPRGEPSGDLPPTAFVGFLQNHDQVGNRAFGERITALAGPDAVRAATAVLCLAPPLPLLFMGQEWAAPVPFLFFSDLGPDFGPAVAEGRRREFARFPEFADAGARERIPDPQALETWERSVLDWSLADLPAHREWLDLHRALLRIRHAEIVPLLQNPIAPRARWSRLGETALEVEWTFPVRRVLRLVANLGPAAVPHVGPRPEWGRSLYALGLGREGWAELPPWSVGWYLAEAER; this is translated from the coding sequence ATGGCGCTCGCCCTCCGCCGCGCCCGAAGCATGCCGTTCGGGGCCGAGGCCCGCGACGACGGTGTCACCGGCTTCCGGCTCTGGGCTCCCGGTGCCCACAGCGTGGCGTTGTGGCTGGACGAGCGGAGGCGCGCCCTGCCCATGCCCCGCGATCCGCAGGGCTGGGCGGCGCTGGCAACCCCCGAGGCGCCGCCCGGCACGCGCTATCGCTATCAGATCGACGGCGAGTTCCTCGTGCCCGACCCGGCCTCGCGCTTTCAGCCCGACGGCGTGCATGGTCCGAGCGAGGTCGTGGATCCGCTCGCCTACTCCTGGTCCGACGCGGAGTGGGAGGGTGTTGCGGTCGAGCGGCTGGTGTTCTACGAGCTGCACGTGGGAACCTTCACTCGCGCGGGAACCTTTGCGGCCGCAGCCGAGCGGATCGACCATCTGGCCGCGCTCGGCGTCACCGCGGTCGAGCTGATGCCCGTGGGCGAGTTCCCCGGCTGCCGGAGCTGGGGATACGACGGCGTCCTGCCGTTCGCCCCCGCGGCCCGGTATGGGCGCCCCGAAGACCTCAAGCTCTTCGTCGACGCCGCCCACGCCCGCGGCCTTGCGGTGTTCCTCGACGTGGTCTACAACCACTTCGGGCCCGAAGGCAACTACCTGCCCCGCTACGCGCCCGCCTTCTTCGACCCTCGCCGCCAGACGCCGTGGGGCGCGGCGATCAACTTCGCCGACGCGGGCTCCGAGATCGTTCGGGCCTTCATGGTCCACAATGCCCTCTACTGGCTCGAGGAGTTCCACATGGACGGCCTTCGCCTGGACGCGGTCCATGCGATCAGCGACGAGTCCCGCTCGCACGTGCTCGTCGAGCTGGCGCAGGTCGTGGCCAAGGGCCCCGGCGGCGAGCGGCAGGTCCACCTCGTGCTCGAGAACGACGGCAACGAGGCCCACCTCCTCGCCCGCGACGGCGCGCCGCTCTACAGTGCGCAGTGGAACGACGACGTGCACCACGCCCTGCACGCGCTGCTCACGGGCGAGCGAGGCGGCTACTATGCCGACTACGAGCCGGCGGCGCCGGCGCTCGGTCGCGCCCTCGCCGAGGGCTTCGTCTACCAGGGCGAGTACTCGCGCTACCGCGGCCGCCCGCGCGGTGAGCCGAGCGGAGACCTCCCACCCACCGCCTTCGTCGGCTTTCTCCAGAACCACGATCAGGTGGGCAACCGCGCGTTCGGCGAGCGCATCACGGCACTGGCGGGGCCGGACGCAGTGAGGGCGGCCACGGCCGTGCTCTGCCTCGCTCCGCCGCTCCCCTTGCTGTTCATGGGCCAGGAATGGGCCGCCCCCGTGCCCTTCCTCTTCTTCAGCGACCTGGGTCCGGACTTCGGCCCGGCCGTCGCGGAGGGCCGGCGGCGCGAGTTCGCCCGCTTCCCCGAGTTCGCCGACGCGGGAGCGCGCGAACGGATCCCCGACCCGCAAGCACTGGAGACTTGGGAGCGGTCGGTGCTCGACTGGAGCCTCGCCGACCTGCCGGCGCATCGGGAGTGGCTGGACCTCCACCGAGCGCTGCTCCGCATCCGGCACGCCGAGATCGTGCCATTGCTGCAGAACCCTATCGCGCCGCGGGCGCGCTGGAGCCGTCTCGGCGAGACGGCGCTTGAGGTCGAGTGGACATTCCCGGTCCGGCGGGTGCTGCGCCTCGTCGCCAACCTCGGCCCGGCGGCGGTGCCTCACGTGGGGCCGCGACCAGAGTGGGGACGGTCGCTCTACGCG